A genomic window from Thermococcus nautili includes:
- a CDS encoding ABC transporter ATP-binding protein, whose product MAKNVLEVRNLKMYYFTSKGVVKAVDNISFDLKKGEVLGLAGESGCGKSSLGFTLLGMPTPPGKIVDGSIKIDGREIVGLPEDVLRREIRWQKISMIFQGAMNALNPVYTIGFQMTEPLIYHKGMSQEEALDRAQKYLELVGLDPEIVYRYPHELSGGMKQRVVIAMALLMEPSVVIADEPTTALDVIVQAQIINLMKRLKKELNLSMIFITHDLSILAEISDKVAIMYAGKIIEIGDSEKIYYEPAHPYTQKLLAAIPRLHEDVERLEFIPGQPPNLINPPKGCRFHPRCPYAMDVCKEQEPELKEIDKDHYAACWLL is encoded by the coding sequence ATGGCTAAGAACGTCCTTGAAGTTAGGAACCTCAAGATGTATTACTTCACCAGCAAGGGTGTCGTCAAGGCCGTTGACAACATCAGCTTCGACCTCAAGAAGGGTGAGGTCCTGGGACTTGCCGGAGAAAGTGGATGTGGCAAGTCCTCCCTTGGTTTTACCCTTTTGGGTATGCCCACCCCGCCAGGAAAGATAGTTGACGGAAGCATCAAGATTGACGGCAGGGAGATAGTTGGCCTTCCTGAGGACGTCCTCAGAAGGGAAATCCGCTGGCAGAAGATTTCGATGATATTCCAGGGAGCAATGAACGCCCTCAACCCGGTTTACACCATCGGTTTCCAGATGACCGAGCCCCTCATATACCACAAGGGAATGAGCCAGGAGGAGGCCCTTGACAGGGCTCAGAAGTACCTTGAACTCGTCGGTCTCGACCCGGAAATCGTTTACCGCTACCCCCACGAGCTCTCGGGTGGTATGAAACAGCGTGTCGTTATTGCTATGGCCCTCCTCATGGAGCCGAGCGTCGTCATAGCCGACGAGCCGACGACGGCCCTCGACGTTATCGTTCAGGCGCAGATTATCAACCTCATGAAGAGGCTCAAGAAGGAACTCAACCTCTCGATGATATTCATCACCCACGACCTCAGCATCCTCGCCGAGATTAGCGACAAGGTCGCCATCATGTACGCGGGCAAGATTATCGAGATTGGTGACAGCGAGAAGATTTACTACGAGCCGGCCCACCCGTACACCCAGAAGCTCCTCGCGGCTATTCCGAGGCTTCACGAGGACGTTGAGAGGCTCGAGTTCATCCCCGGACAGCCGCCCAACCTCATCAACCCGCCGAAGGGATGCCGCTTCCACCCGAGGTGCCCCTATGCGATGGACGTTTGTAAGGAGCAGGAGCCCGAGCTGAAGGAGATTGATAAGGACCACTACGCGGCATGCTGGTTGCTGTGA